ACCCTGCCAACATTGCTGCAGCTGCACTCACAAGCGTTACCGTAGATGATCTACAAATGAGATCTACAAATGAACAGAAGCTACACATACCTTGGTATGCACACACATTGCAAGCCATACTAAGCTGATAAGTGTTAATAACTTGTACAACATATACAACACTTAAGACAAGTAAAAGCAATTTGATTATTCATGGTCTATCAAAGCAAGCTACATAACTACTCTAATCTATCTTAACAGGTCACACATGATGACAATCTTTTTTGTGTGCAAGTCAAGCTTATCTAGTTTACACGTAACAACTTGTAGAACATTAAAATTGATGTTTGTTAATAACTTGAACACTACAACACTTGGCATGTAAAAGGAATTTGATGAGTCATGACCTACTAAAGCAAGTTACATTACTAGTGTCATCTATCTTAACAAGCCACACAAGATTACGACCTAAGTTTTGTGCAAGCAATGCTTATCTAGTTTACACGTAACAACTTGCATACCATTACAAATTTAGTTTCAGAAAATTAGGCAATCTAGATTAGTGTTTGCGCTGTAAAGTGAATAAGATGAGTCATATGTGTTATCACATCTTTTTTGTCATGAAATGATAGTGCCACCAAACACAACATACCAAATTATGATTTCGGGAAGCATCGAAGCACTTTCCAGACAAGTGCCAATTGTGAAAAAGATCATGTCATGGCCGCTATAAATACACCTGTAGCATGATGATCATCCTTCCTCATCCATCATTCTCATAAGTAGAGCGCATCATTTAAGCCAAGCAAGCGGGGGTCAATAAAAATCCACCATGAAGACCTTTCTCATCCTAGCCCTCCTTGCTATCGTGGCGACCACCGCCACAAGTGCAGTTAGAGTTCCAGTGCCACAATTGCAGCCGCAAAATCCATCTCAACAACAACCACAAGACCAAGTTCCattgatgcaacaacaacaacaatttCCAGGGCAGCAAGAACAATTTCCACCACAACAGCCATATCCGCAGCAGCAACCATTTCCATCACAACAACCATATCCGCAGCCGCAACCATTTCCGCCACAACTACCATATCTGCAGCCGCAACCATTTCCACCACAACAACCATATCCACAACCGCAACCACAGTATCAGCAACCACAACAACCAATTTCGCAGCAACAAACACAACaacacaacaacaacaacaacaaatcCTTTAACAAATTCTGCAACAACAACTGATTCCATGCAGGGATGTTGTCTTGCAACAACACAACATAACGCATGCAAGCTCACAAGTATTGCAACAAAGTAGTTACCAACTGTTGCAACAATTATGTTGTCAGCAACTGTTCCAGATCCCCGAGCAGTCGCGGTGCCAAGCCATCCACAATGTCGTTCATGCTATTATTCTgcatcaacaacaacaacaacaacaacaacaacaacaaccgtCGAGCCAGGTCTCCTACCAGCAACTTCAGGAACAATATCCATCAGGCCAGGGCTCCTTCCAGTCATCTCAGCAAAACCCACAGGCCCAGGGCTCTGTCCAGCCTCAACAACTGCCCCAGTTCCAGGAGATAAGGAACCTAGCGCTGCAGACGCTGCCAGCAATGTGCAATGTCTACATCCCTCCATATTGCTCGACCACCATTGCGCCATTTGGCATCTTCGGTACTAACTGAGAAGAGAAGAACTCTAGTACTAGATATATGAAACACCATTTTCTTAATCGACGGTTTGATCGTTGTAGCGGTGAAAAAATAAAGTGCCATGCACTATCATGTAAGAACCCGAACTATACTAGTTCAAACTTGGGAATAAAAGATAAACACATGTCTTGTCTGCATTTGATTATTTGTTTGAGTTCCATTCATGTGCCCGTTCAGAAGTTCACCCCTAATTAAATATATTATGCATTAACTAGATATTTATGTGGCATTAATCTGAAGATAACAAAATAGGTCTGAAACTTGAATTACATTGAAGTATTTTCATGGGCTTTCAAATTGAGTATTATTAAAGTAGTAAGGACTATCCACATCCTTGGCTTGCCCTTGATCAATTATTTACAGAGAAGCATTCAATTCATCAATCAATTACATTGATTTTTGTGGCTGGCACTTCTCCGCATCATGAGTATATTCCTTGCGGCTACTCCAAATCTACCACACAACCGAAGCATTAATAACGCCCTTCCTTGCATCAAGGAAATGTGGATCGAAGATATCTCTTGACCATGTTTTCGGGTGCAACCTTGGGAGTTTTATGTAAAATATTCTCAAGCACGATCCAAGAATAAACTTGGATGCTCATGTGTGATAAGGGCATATGAAGTAACATTTCCTCCCCATGGCCACACATAGGGCAACATAACCCCATCACATGCCTTTTTAGTTATGCACATGAAGGTGGATGTTTTTAATTACTATCCACCAAAATACTCTTAACTTGGGTTCtaccctgtcggtgtcaaaaccggcggatctcgggtagggggtcccgaactgtggaTCTAGGATAGATGGGGAACAGGAGATGCAGAACACAATATTTACCCATATTCAGGCCCTCTCtaggaggtaataccctacgtcctgcttgattatattgctTGTGTATATCGGggttacagagttgatctacctcgagatcagaGGAACTAAACCCTAGCTAGGAGGACGGTGATTGTTCTcctagcctctacggactaaatcccctggtttatatagacaccaggggtaCTAGGGTTTGCAGATAGTCGGTTACATCAAGGAAACTCTACATATTCCATCTTGACTTGGGGTACACACCAAGGCACAAAGGTCTTCGTTCCGGATACGGTGCTGCGCAATAGTCCGCCCCACGTGTGATGAGCCGGCATCCCGAGGACCCCCTAagccaggactccctcagtagcccgcGAACTAGCCTTCAACATCGGCCTCCCATACCTCCATGACTGCGGCCTCCGTCTTGCAGGCGAGTTCCATTTCTTCTGAGTATTCGGAATAATCCTTCTTCAGCTTCATACCTTTATAAACGGTGCTCGATATAATTCGGCCATACGTTGAGCCGTATCCGGATTCCGAACTATCGATTTTACTTAGCCCTCAATGCCAATCTTTCTAGTGTGAACAATATCTTTGACTGCAACTTTCGGTGAAGGGTCGTGTCCGGTCATAATTATGAAGACTCGATGCGCGGCTCAAGGCAGCCCCTTCAATGGCACGTCCCGTCGAGGTGGAGATCGTGTCCCACCTTTTAAGGGATTTGATCAATGATTCACAGTATCCCACTCGTGCATGACGCCACGAGTATATCGGGAAGTGGCGAGGTCGGCGACGCATTTACAGGACTCTTGGTATCGCGACTGCTTATAAAAGAACCCAGTCACAGTTATCCCCGCACACCTTCTTCCTCTCGCCATCACTACTCCAATCAGAGATTTTGCCCCGTCTgtcagttctttgccgtcagctcgCGGATGGCGAAGAGGGTCTTTGCTGTCACCTCACAAAAAGCAGACAGCAAAGAATTTGCTGACGACAAAGATCCTATTTGCCATCAgtcatttctttgccgtctgctggctgacggcaaacaaTCTTTGATGtccgctagcagatggcaaagaggtgggtgggGTCTAGTGGAGGCCCAAGCCCTAACTGCCCACCAGCctcacctctttgccgtccgctcgcagacggcaaagaatctttgccttcagccagcagacgacaaagaattGAGTATGTAATGGCCGTTGCCCccgcctcctctctctctgttCTCCCTATTCCTAACCCTCGTACCCCGATGCCGCAGCTCCGGCCACGGCGCCCCCGACCCTGATCCGACCCCCATCCGACCCccaccgcaccccgccgcccgctgccgccgccgctccggccacGGCGCCCCGGACCCCcacccgaccccgccgcccgctGTCGTCGCCGCTACGGCCACCGCGTCCCCGACCCCCACCGCACCCTGCCGCCCGTTGCCGCCACCGCTTTGGCCACCGCGCCCATGACCCCCACCGCACCCCGCCTCCTGCTGCCACCGCCGCTCCGACCCCCACAGACGGACCGGTGCTCCACGCCGCCCAACGCCTGCCCCCCTCGACGCCCTACCACCCTGGCCCCCTACCGCCCGGCCTGCCCACCACCCCGGCCCCCTGACGCCACGGCGCCCTGACCCGCTAACGTCGGGCTCCTCCACCTCCCCCACTCCGGTGAGCCCCCTCCCCCTCTTTTTTTCTATTTAGTTTAATTCAGATTTGGTTTAggttttttctctgttttttggtTTAGGTTAaaatttagtttagtttaggtttggTTTAggtatttttctgttttttaggttAAGGTTtatatttagtttagtttaggtttagttaAGTAGAAAAACGAAAGTTGaaatcaggatctttgccgtcagccagctctttgtcgtctgctagctgaaGGCAAac
The sequence above is a segment of the Aegilops tauschii subsp. strangulata cultivar AL8/78 chromosome 6, Aet v6.0, whole genome shotgun sequence genome. Coding sequences within it:
- the LOC109781697 gene encoding LOW QUALITY PROTEIN: alpha/beta-gliadin A-III-like (The sequence of the model RefSeq protein was modified relative to this genomic sequence to represent the inferred CDS: deleted 2 bases in 1 codon; substituted 1 base at 1 genomic stop codon) → MKTFLILALLAIVATTATSAVRVPVPQLQPQNPSQQQPQDQVPLMQQQQQFPGQQEQFPPQQPYPQQQPFPSQQPYPQPQPFPPQLPYLQPQPFPPQQPYPQPQPQYQQPQQPISQQQTQQQQQQQQILXQILQQQLIPCRDVVLQQHNITHASSQVLQQSSYQLLQQLCCQQLFQIPEQSRCQAIHNVVHAIILHQQQQQQQQQQQPSSQVSYQQLQEQYPSGQGSFQSSQQNPQAQGSVQPQQLPQFQEIRNLALQTLPAMCNVYIPPYCSTTIAPFGIFGTN